The Thermoclostridium stercorarium subsp. stercorarium DSM 8532 genome contains a region encoding:
- a CDS encoding sigma-70 family RNA polymerase sigma factor, whose protein sequence is MTIDIIAKLQNGNGNAAIVLINKFNPLLKKYAYKLNYEDAYNDLLADLISLLNNLQISNIKNQREESIVSYIRTSIHSFYVKRLIQIKRLRNISLYSQLNDKERYYIESLPSTTDVYSDCELHYIKKILTKQEFKIIYMIYFLGYTVTEIAKSQNVSRQAVNQMKNRVLKKLRKAYLDKL, encoded by the coding sequence ATGACCATTGACATTATTGCAAAATTGCAAAATGGAAATGGTAACGCTGCTATTGTGCTTATCAACAAATTCAATCCATTGCTGAAAAAATATGCGTATAAGCTAAATTATGAAGACGCATATAATGATCTCCTTGCAGATTTAATTTCGTTACTTAATAACCTTCAAATCAGCAACATTAAAAATCAGCGGGAAGAAAGCATAGTTTCTTACATCCGGACTTCAATTCACAGTTTTTACGTCAAAAGACTAATACAAATCAAGCGGCTGCGTAACATCTCATTATATTCACAGCTGAATGACAAAGAGCGGTATTACATCGAATCTCTTCCATCCACCACCGACGTTTATTCCGACTGTGAGCTGCATTACATCAAGAAAATCCTAACAAAGCAGGAATTTAAAATAATTTACATGATCTATTTCTTAGGCTATACCGTAACCGAAATAGCAAAATCCCAGAACGTTTCAAGACAGGCAGTCAACCAGATGAAAAACAGAGTCCTTAAAAAATTGCGCAAAGCTTATTTGGACAAGCTTTAG
- a CDS encoding WG repeat-containing protein, translated as MSAKQENGAYLWGYVDNKGNFVIGPKYAYASEWNGNYGIVSKPEDPLSYFVINREEEHVAKNNDYYRGFFMDMGDTYYILQATCYASGTAGSACLTGKYLQC; from the coding sequence ATGTCGGCGAAACAGGAAAACGGCGCATATCTGTGGGGATATGTGGACAACAAGGGAAATTTTGTAATTGGACCGAAATACGCATATGCAAGTGAATGGAACGGCAATTACGGGATTGTTTCAAAGCCCGAGGATCCGCTTTCATATTTTGTGATAAACCGTGAAGAAGAGCATGTTGCAAAAAATAACGACTATTACCGGGGTTTTTTTATGGATATGGGGGACACATACTATATTTTGCAGGCAACCTGTTATGCTTCAGGGACAGCTGGCTCAGCCTGCCTGACGGGGAAATATTTGCAATGCTGA
- a CDS encoding phosphodiester glycosidase family protein, with protein sequence MAATFGSELYTVNGKKVRLMWLEAGIDELTIRNIGENSLRTAKDEKGNQLYGVNGVFFQMVEPDKGNLYGYAINNGAPIGPNERGSWNSGGNGFMVYLKKELPDKTFLFVSNNAMQTDDNKNQFPVTHKGYTVQMSDVKWAVGGISLHLSENFSKAADYYSRLSNDKEWDVDNKADRPRTAIGYKGGKKIILCTIFDGDDITKDGAGYGCNLWDVRTIMKDKFGCTMGLNLDGGGSTQISYKENGKDCYQGFGRASYCMLCVPM encoded by the coding sequence ATGGCAGCCACTTTTGGCTCTGAATTGTACACCGTGAATGGCAAAAAGGTCAGGTTAATGTGGTTGGAAGCGGGGATAGACGAACTCACTATACGAAATATTGGCGAGAATAGTTTACGTACGGCTAAAGATGAAAAAGGAAATCAGCTATATGGTGTTAACGGAGTGTTCTTTCAAATGGTAGAGCCAGACAAAGGTAATTTGTATGGTTATGCAATAAATAACGGTGCTCCCATAGGTCCAAATGAGCGAGGCTCATGGAACAGCGGCGGTAATGGGTTTATGGTGTATTTGAAGAAAGAGTTGCCTGATAAAACTTTCCTATTTGTATCAAATAATGCTATGCAGACTGATGACAATAAAAACCAATTCCCTGTTACGCACAAAGGTTATACAGTGCAAATGAGCGATGTCAAATGGGCAGTAGGAGGAATTAGTCTGCATTTAAGCGAAAATTTCTCAAAAGCGGCTGATTATTACTCAAGATTATCAAATGATAAAGAGTGGGATGTTGATAACAAAGCGGATCGTCCAAGAACGGCAATAGGATACAAAGGCGGTAAGAAAATCATCTTGTGTACAATATTTGACGGGGATGATATAACGAAGGACGGAGCAGGATACGGATGTAATTTATGGGATGTAAGAACCATTATGAAAGACAAATTCGGCTGTACTATGGGTTTGAACCTGGACGGCGGCGGTTCAACTCAAATATCCTATAAAGAAAACGGGAAAGATTGTTATCAGGGATTCGGCAGGGCAAGCTACTGTATGCTGTGTGTTCCGATGTAA
- a CDS encoding exodeoxyribonuclease III: protein MKLVSWNVNGIRACLAKGFMDFFNSVSADIFCIQETKVQQGQVQLDLEGYYQYWNYAIRKGYSGTALFTREKPLSVVDGIGMNEHDNEGRVLTAEYDKFYLVTVYTPNSQRGLTRLDYRMKWEDDFREYLKRLDTTKPVIICGDLNVAHREIDIKNPEANRRNAGFTDEEREKMTMLIQSGFTDSFRYLYPDKTDAYTWWSYMFNAREKNIGWRIDYFLVSDRIRDKIRDAGMYSEIYGSDHCPVFLEIDI, encoded by the coding sequence ATGAAACTTGTATCATGGAACGTCAACGGAATAAGAGCCTGCCTTGCTAAAGGTTTTATGGATTTCTTCAACAGTGTGAGTGCAGATATATTCTGTATTCAGGAAACCAAAGTACAGCAGGGGCAGGTACAGCTTGATCTTGAAGGTTACTATCAGTACTGGAATTACGCGATAAGGAAAGGGTATTCAGGAACTGCGCTTTTCACGCGGGAAAAGCCTTTGTCGGTTGTTGACGGCATTGGCATGAATGAACATGATAACGAAGGCAGGGTTTTGACTGCCGAATATGATAAATTCTATCTTGTAACGGTATATACCCCAAATTCCCAGCGCGGTCTGACAAGACTGGATTACAGGATGAAATGGGAGGATGATTTCAGGGAATACCTTAAAAGGCTTGATACCACAAAGCCGGTAATTATATGCGGGGATTTAAATGTAGCCCATAGGGAAATTGATATAAAGAATCCCGAAGCCAACAGAAGGAATGCAGGATTTACCGATGAAGAGCGCGAAAAAATGACAATGCTTATTCAAAGCGGATTTACCGACAGTTTCAGATATCTGTATCCCGACAAAACCGATGCATATACATGGTGGTCGTATATGTTCAATGCGCGTGAAAAGAATATCGGCTGGCGTATAGATTATTTCCTTGTGTCCGACAGAATAAGGGATAAAATTCGTGACGCAGGCATGTATTCCGAGATATACGGTTCCGATCACTGCCCGGTGTTTCTTGAAATTGACATTTGA
- a CDS encoding RDD family protein: MRNVYHVKTPENVTLEYELAGIGSRGVAVIIDTLIQNFLLLMIALMILPALDNGSFFLIRSGENTLYVVIAILLMFIVQFGYFLLFEFFMKGATPGKRIVGLKVIMANGEPVTFTAVVIRNLLRIGDMLPGIYGVGILSVFLNKRYMRVGDLAANTVVIKENKRNIGFLSIRRNEPGQSSVSISHREEALLMEYAERIRDMKNPLDSAILEYRLYRHFYGKLGVLPNLPEKYNAKIYLRYLLDLIGIPQT; this comes from the coding sequence ATGAGAAATGTATATCACGTTAAAACGCCGGAAAACGTAACTCTTGAGTATGAACTTGCAGGTATAGGATCCCGTGGTGTGGCCGTTATTATAGACACCTTAATTCAGAATTTTTTGCTTCTGATGATTGCATTGATGATATTACCTGCATTGGACAACGGGAGTTTTTTCCTGATACGTTCAGGAGAAAACACTTTGTATGTTGTAATCGCCATACTGTTAATGTTCATTGTTCAGTTCGGATATTTTCTGCTGTTTGAATTTTTCATGAAAGGCGCAACTCCCGGAAAAAGAATAGTGGGGCTTAAAGTGATAATGGCAAACGGCGAACCTGTTACTTTTACAGCCGTTGTTATAAGGAATCTGCTGAGAATCGGGGACATGCTGCCGGGAATTTATGGAGTAGGGATTCTTTCAGTATTCCTGAACAAAAGGTATATGAGAGTCGGCGATTTGGCGGCGAATACCGTTGTTATCAAAGAAAATAAAAGAAATATCGGTTTTTTAAGTATCAGAAGGAATGAACCCGGACAGTCGAGCGTTTCAATAAGCCACCGGGAAGAGGCTTTGCTGATGGAATATGCCGAGCGTATAAGGGATATGAAAAACCCTCTTGATTCGGCAATACTTGAGTACCGGTTATATCGGCATTTTTACGGCAAATTGGGGGTTTTGCCGAATCTGCCCGAAAAATACAATGCGAAAATTTATCTCAGATATCTTCTTGACTTAATCGGCATTCCTCAGACATAA
- the nifJ gene encoding pyruvate:ferredoxin (flavodoxin) oxidoreductase, giving the protein MSKKKMSTMDGNQAAAYVAYAFTDVAAIYPITPSSPMAEYTDEWAANGKKNIFGQPVRITEMQSEAGAAGAVHGSLQAGALTTTFTASQGLLLMIPNMYKIAGELLPGVFHVSARAVASHALSIFGDHSDVMATRQTGFALLASGSVQEVMDLGGVAHLSAIKSRVPFLHFFDGFRTSHEIQKIEVIDYEDFAKLLDWDAVREFRKRALNPEHPVTRGTAQNPDIFFQAREASNRFYDAVPDIVANYMNEISKLTGREYKPFNYYGAPDADRIIVAMGSVTETIEEVVDYLMARGEKVGVIKVHLYRPFSSKYFFEVLPKTVKRIAVLDRTKEPGAEGEPLYLDVKNLFYNREDRPLIVGGRYGLGSKDTTPSMIKAVFDNLKEDNPKDRFTIGINDDVTYLSLEVKEKIVTEPEGTVRCKFWGLGSDGTVGANKSAIKIIGDNTDLYAQGYFSYDSKKSGGVTISHLRFGKNKIRSTYLIEEADYIACHNQSYVDKYDLIDGLKKGGTFVLNCQWKEDELDEKLPADLKRKIANNDINFYIIDATDIAQEIGLGNRINMIMQAAFFKLANVIPIEDAVKYLKESIVKSYGRKGEKVVQMNYMAVDRGIEALKKVNVPESWKYAKDEEKHEDKDVPEFIKKIMIPMNSMQGDKLPVSAFVGAEDGTFPPGTSAYEKRGIAVNVPEWQIENCIQCNQCSFVCPHAAIRPFLLNDDEKSKAPATLETKPAVGAQLKGLHYRIQVSVLDCTGCGNCADICPAKEKALVMKPLETQLNQVENWDYVSKHVTIKDNLMPLTTLKGSQFAQPLIEFSGACAGCGETPYIKVITQLFGDRMMIANATGCSSIWGGSAPATVYTTNKEGKGPAWANSLFEDNAEYGYGMALGVKQIRSSIENDMKALLEMDIPAALKEAMNNWIAVKDDGEASKKASKEVLAAIENNPVSNPEAKKLIDDILDKKDYLVKKSIWIVGGDGWAYDIGYGGLDHVLASGEDVNVLVFDTEVYSNTGGQSSKATPTAAVAKFAASGKRVKKKDLGMIATTYGYVYVAQVAMGADKNQFLKAIIEAEKYNGPSLIIAYAPCINHGIRQGMGRTQARAKQAVEAGYWHLWRYNPELKKEGKNPFILDSKEPTADFQEFLDGEVRFTSLKNTFPEIAEELYAKAKQDAIERYETYKKMAEQ; this is encoded by the coding sequence ATGTCCAAGAAAAAGATGAGTACGATGGACGGTAATCAGGCGGCGGCATATGTGGCGTATGCGTTTACCGATGTTGCTGCTATCTATCCGATTACCCCATCTTCCCCAATGGCGGAATACACTGATGAATGGGCCGCCAATGGAAAGAAAAATATCTTCGGACAACCGGTTAGAATAACCGAAATGCAATCCGAAGCAGGTGCAGCAGGTGCCGTTCACGGTTCACTGCAGGCGGGCGCTTTAACAACTACGTTTACCGCATCGCAGGGATTACTGCTGATGATCCCTAACATGTACAAAATAGCAGGTGAACTGTTGCCTGGGGTTTTCCACGTCTCTGCACGTGCAGTTGCTTCCCATGCTCTGTCCATATTCGGTGATCATTCCGACGTTATGGCTACAAGGCAGACAGGGTTTGCACTGCTTGCATCGGGTAGTGTTCAGGAAGTTATGGATCTTGGCGGGGTTGCACATTTAAGCGCCATTAAGTCAAGAGTTCCGTTCCTGCATTTCTTTGACGGTTTCAGAACTTCTCATGAGATTCAGAAAATTGAAGTTATTGACTATGAAGATTTTGCAAAACTGCTTGACTGGGATGCAGTACGCGAGTTCAGAAAACGTGCTTTAAATCCTGAACATCCTGTTACCCGTGGAACTGCGCAGAATCCGGATATATTCTTCCAGGCAAGAGAAGCTTCGAACAGATTCTATGATGCCGTTCCCGATATAGTTGCAAATTATATGAATGAAATATCCAAACTTACGGGGAGAGAATATAAGCCGTTTAATTATTACGGTGCACCCGATGCAGATCGCATTATTGTTGCTATGGGTTCTGTCACCGAGACCATTGAGGAAGTTGTTGACTACTTAATGGCCCGCGGTGAAAAAGTTGGTGTCATAAAGGTACATCTGTACCGTCCGTTCAGCAGCAAATACTTCTTTGAAGTTCTTCCGAAAACGGTTAAGCGAATTGCCGTTCTTGACAGAACAAAAGAACCCGGTGCTGAAGGAGAGCCTCTGTATCTTGATGTTAAGAATCTGTTCTATAACCGTGAAGACAGACCTTTAATTGTCGGCGGACGCTACGGCTTGGGTTCAAAGGATACAACACCTTCCATGATTAAAGCCGTATTCGACAACTTAAAGGAAGATAACCCGAAAGACCGCTTTACCATCGGTATTAACGATGATGTAACATATCTTTCTCTTGAAGTGAAGGAGAAGATTGTTACAGAACCCGAAGGCACCGTTCGCTGCAAGTTCTGGGGCCTTGGCTCGGATGGTACCGTTGGTGCAAATAAGAGCGCTATTAAGATTATCGGTGACAATACCGATTTGTATGCTCAGGGTTATTTCTCATATGACTCAAAGAAATCAGGCGGTGTTACAATATCGCATCTTCGTTTCGGTAAGAACAAAATCCGTTCTACATACTTAATCGAAGAAGCTGACTACATCGCATGCCACAATCAGTCCTATGTTGACAAATATGATCTGATCGACGGACTGAAGAAAGGCGGAACTTTCGTTCTGAACTGCCAGTGGAAAGAGGACGAACTTGATGAGAAGCTGCCTGCCGACTTAAAGCGCAAGATTGCCAATAACGATATTAACTTCTATATCATAGACGCTACTGATATAGCACAGGAAATCGGTCTTGGAAACCGTATCAACATGATAATGCAGGCCGCATTCTTTAAGCTCGCCAATGTCATTCCTATTGAGGATGCCGTCAAATACCTGAAGGAGTCTATTGTCAAGTCCTACGGCAGAAAAGGCGAAAAGGTTGTTCAGATGAACTATATGGCAGTGGACAGGGGTATAGAGGCGCTGAAGAAGGTTAATGTTCCTGAAAGCTGGAAGTATGCTAAGGATGAGGAAAAGCACGAGGATAAGGACGTACCTGAATTCATTAAGAAGATAATGATTCCGATGAACTCAATGCAGGGAGACAAACTGCCTGTAAGTGCATTCGTCGGAGCAGAAGACGGTACGTTCCCGCCCGGAACCTCTGCATATGAAAAACGCGGAATTGCGGTTAACGTTCCGGAATGGCAGATTGAAAACTGCATCCAGTGCAACCAGTGCTCATTTGTATGTCCTCATGCAGCTATCCGTCCGTTCCTGCTGAATGATGACGAAAAGAGCAAAGCGCCTGCAACCCTCGAAACCAAGCCTGCAGTAGGAGCTCAGCTCAAAGGCCTGCACTACAGAATCCAGGTAAGTGTTCTTGACTGTACAGGTTGCGGTAACTGTGCCGATATATGTCCTGCAAAGGAAAAGGCACTTGTGATGAAGCCGCTTGAAACACAGCTTAACCAGGTTGAAAACTGGGATTATGTATCGAAACACGTTACCATTAAAGATAATCTGATGCCGTTGACAACTCTTAAAGGCAGCCAGTTCGCTCAGCCGCTGATTGAGTTCTCCGGTGCTTGCGCAGGTTGCGGTGAAACACCTTATATTAAGGTTATAACCCAGTTGTTCGGCGACAGAATGATGATTGCGAATGCAACAGGTTGTTCTTCAATCTGGGGTGGTTCGGCTCCTGCAACGGTTTATACCACGAACAAGGAAGGTAAAGGTCCTGCTTGGGCAAACTCCCTGTTTGAAGACAATGCTGAATATGGCTATGGAATGGCGTTGGGTGTAAAACAGATCCGCAGTTCGATTGAAAACGATATGAAGGCTTTACTGGAAATGGATATCCCCGCAGCGCTGAAAGAAGCAATGAACAACTGGATTGCAGTAAAAGACGACGGCGAAGCATCGAAGAAAGCTTCCAAGGAGGTACTTGCAGCGATTGAAAACAATCCTGTAAGCAATCCTGAAGCCAAGAAGCTTATTGACGATATCCTCGACAAGAAGGATTATCTCGTTAAGAAGTCTATCTGGATTGTCGGCGGTGACGGTTGGGCATACGATATTGGTTACGGCGGACTGGATCATGTTCTGGCTTCCGGCGAGGACGTGAATGTACTGGTATTCGATACCGAAGTATATTCAAACACCGGCGGTCAGTCTTCAAAGGCAACACCTACCGCAGCCGTTGCCAAGTTTGCTGCATCAGGTAAGAGGGTTAAGAAGAAGGACCTTGGTATGATAGCAACAACTTATGGATACGTCTATGTTGCTCAGGTTGCAATGGGCGCTGACAAGAATCAGTTCCTGAAAGCTATAATAGAAGCTGAAAAATACAACGGTCCTTCACTGATAATTGCATACGCGCCTTGTATCAACCATGGCATACGTCAGGGAATGGGCCGCACACAGGCAAGAGCAAAACAGGCAGTGGAAGCAGGTTACTGGCATCTGTGGCGTTATAACCCTGAACTTAAGAAAGAAGGTAAGAATCCGTTCATTCTGGATTCCAAAGAACCCACTGCTGATTTCCAGGAATTCCTTGACGGCGAAGTCCGCTTCACCTCATTGAAGAATACATTCCCTGAAATAGCCGAAGAGCTGTATGCTAAGGCTAAACAAGACGCAATTGAAAGATACGAAACCTACAAGAAAATGGCAGAACAGTAA
- a CDS encoding cation-translocating P-type ATPase — MQAIRLLPNNVEKKKKDQGLSSAEARRRMEVYGKNKLATKKKKSWLLLFISQFTDFMVLVLLAATAISMIIGDITEAITILAIVFINALLGFYQEMHTEKIMEAIEKLAAPKAKVIRDNEMREIPAEEVVPGDLTVIEAGDRIPADGVLIMANELQVDESMLTGESMPVRKQVIHNETDTDATFPKNHVYMGCLVTAGTGRAVVTKTGMETEMGKIAHMIQEAEQQDTPLQKRLETLGTYIVIACLVICAIVSLTGIIRGENVFSMLLAGISLAVAAVPEGLPAVVTIALALGVQRMAKRNALVRKLPAVETLGCATVICSDKTGTLTENKMRVVSIYCGRTRYQVTRDDNEENKNRILFQGKPVDPVKMPALNLMALTGILCGNVNIRKVEDEEKISEEYVFLGDPTEVALVRMAVEAGYDPEKIAEEYKRLREIPFDSERKMMSVMCSTPSGDRIIFAKGAPEVILQRCTSIMVANNERKILDYDIKRIEQENTYMAQNALRVIAMAYRIIEKGKSLPSDFEQQLTFLGLAGMMDPPRKEVYDAVEKCKIAGIKPVMITGDHKETAKAVAKELKIIDGNENVLTGNEIESLSDRELKERLKDTAVFARVLPKHKLRLVKAYKEEGYIVAMTGDGVNDAPAVKEADIGVAMGLTGTDVTRQAASMILMDDNFSTIVAAVEEGRNIYNNIRKFIRYLLSCNIGEVLTMFLGMLMGLPVPLLPAQILLVNLVTDGLPAIALSMETGDPDIMKQKPRDPNEHIFSGGLWQLIITRGIFIGVVTLLSFILVFRQSLSLEAARTAALVTLVLSQLIHVFECKSEKKNIFEINLLSNLWLVGAVFTSLSVLACVVYVPALQNVFKTVPLLPEYWLYVAGLCLLPPVISSFFRSKKDEA; from the coding sequence ATGCAGGCCATAAGGCTTTTGCCAAACAATGTTGAAAAAAAGAAAAAAGACCAGGGTTTATCTTCGGCTGAAGCCAGAAGAAGAATGGAAGTATACGGGAAAAACAAACTTGCAACCAAAAAGAAAAAATCCTGGTTACTGTTATTTATATCCCAGTTTACCGATTTTATGGTTCTGGTTCTGCTTGCCGCCACTGCCATTTCAATGATCATAGGTGATATTACCGAAGCAATTACCATTCTTGCCATAGTGTTTATAAACGCTCTTCTCGGGTTTTATCAGGAAATGCATACCGAAAAGATAATGGAAGCCATTGAAAAACTTGCTGCGCCAAAGGCAAAGGTTATAAGGGATAATGAAATGAGGGAAATACCTGCCGAAGAAGTTGTACCGGGCGATTTGACAGTCATTGAAGCCGGCGACAGGATACCTGCGGACGGTGTACTGATTATGGCCAATGAACTTCAGGTGGATGAATCCATGCTCACCGGAGAATCAATGCCTGTAAGAAAACAGGTGATTCATAACGAAACCGACACTGATGCCACTTTCCCGAAGAATCATGTATATATGGGATGCCTGGTTACCGCAGGCACAGGGCGTGCAGTGGTCACAAAAACCGGCATGGAGACCGAAATGGGCAAAATAGCCCATATGATACAGGAAGCTGAACAGCAGGATACCCCGCTTCAGAAAAGACTTGAGACGTTGGGAACCTATATTGTGATAGCCTGCCTTGTCATTTGTGCGATTGTATCATTAACGGGAATTATAAGGGGTGAAAATGTATTTTCAATGCTTCTGGCGGGGATAAGCCTTGCGGTGGCTGCGGTACCTGAAGGACTTCCCGCCGTGGTGACCATTGCGTTGGCTCTCGGAGTTCAGCGGATGGCAAAAAGAAACGCTTTGGTCAGAAAGCTTCCCGCAGTTGAGACCCTTGGCTGTGCAACAGTTATTTGCTCGGATAAGACCGGCACTCTTACGGAAAACAAAATGCGCGTGGTTTCAATATATTGCGGAAGAACCAGGTATCAGGTAACAAGGGATGACAATGAAGAAAATAAAAACAGAATACTTTTTCAGGGCAAACCGGTTGATCCGGTAAAAATGCCTGCTTTGAATCTGATGGCTCTGACGGGGATCTTATGCGGCAATGTGAATATACGAAAAGTTGAAGATGAGGAAAAAATCTCGGAAGAATATGTGTTCCTTGGGGATCCCACGGAGGTCGCGCTTGTCCGGATGGCGGTTGAGGCGGGATACGATCCGGAAAAAATTGCTGAAGAATATAAAAGGCTCAGGGAAATACCGTTTGATTCCGAAAGGAAAATGATGTCAGTTATGTGTTCCACGCCTTCCGGTGACAGAATTATCTTTGCAAAAGGAGCTCCTGAGGTGATACTTCAAAGATGCACTTCCATAATGGTGGCGAACAATGAACGTAAAATTTTGGATTATGATATTAAAAGGATTGAACAGGAAAACACTTATATGGCTCAGAATGCCCTTAGAGTAATTGCTATGGCGTACAGAATAATAGAAAAAGGCAAAAGCCTGCCTTCGGATTTCGAACAGCAGCTTACATTTCTTGGGCTTGCGGGTATGATGGATCCGCCGAGAAAAGAGGTTTACGATGCCGTTGAAAAATGTAAGATTGCCGGAATTAAACCCGTGATGATAACAGGAGACCATAAAGAAACTGCAAAAGCGGTCGCAAAAGAACTGAAAATCATTGACGGGAACGAGAATGTTCTGACGGGCAATGAGATTGAAAGTTTAAGCGATAGGGAACTTAAGGAAAGGCTGAAGGATACGGCGGTTTTTGCCCGTGTTCTGCCAAAGCATAAGCTCAGACTGGTTAAGGCATATAAGGAAGAAGGATACATTGTTGCAATGACAGGGGATGGCGTAAACGATGCGCCGGCGGTAAAGGAAGCCGATATTGGTGTGGCAATGGGGCTGACGGGTACCGATGTTACCCGGCAGGCGGCTTCAATGATACTTATGGATGATAATTTTTCAACAATTGTTGCTGCAGTGGAAGAAGGACGCAATATTTACAACAATATACGCAAATTTATCAGGTATTTATTATCATGCAATATCGGAGAAGTATTGACGATGTTTCTCGGAATGCTTATGGGATTGCCTGTGCCGTTGCTTCCCGCCCAGATACTGTTGGTGAATCTTGTGACTGACGGTTTGCCCGCCATAGCGCTGAGTATGGAAACAGGTGATCCTGATATTATGAAACAAAAGCCAAGGGATCCGAACGAGCATATATTCTCAGGCGGATTATGGCAGCTGATAATTACAAGGGGAATATTCATCGGAGTTGTCACACTGCTGTCATTCATTCTTGTGTTCAGACAGTCGCTCAGCCTTGAAGCCGCAAGAACGGCAGCCTTGGTGACACTTGTGCTGAGCCAGCTTATTCACGTTTTTGAATGCAAATCTGAAAAAAAGAATATTTTTGAAATAAACCTTCTGAGTAATTTGTGGCTTGTAGGGGCTGTATTTACGTCACTGAGCGTATTGGCATGTGTTGTTTATGTTCCCGCATTGCAGAACGTTTTCAAAACGGTTCCGCTGCTTCCCGAATATTGGCTTTATGTTGCAGGGTTATGCCTTTTGCCGCCGGTTATAAGCTCGTTTTTCAGAAGCAAAAAAGATGAAGCGTAG
- a CDS encoding stage II sporulation protein M, whose amino-acid sequence MKESLFIINHQKTWQELENILKEYNSGNKKTDGDTLHRLFHLYQTVCGHLSIARTRYGNTGTVDYLNNLVSRAHQAVYTSRLGSLQSVAHFLAKGFPALIKREYRAFLLSAGVFVFGFLFSFLTVLYWEDYALSFIPAEYVTAVRNLSGNTGNFNFAVASVAIFTNNIRVGIIAFALGITFGVGTVYVLAKNGMILGAMAAVSAKAGTGFVFWSLILPHGIPELFCIFVCGAAGLTTAKHMIFPGLHSRRKSFSAGGKKSLMMFLGTIPIFILAGLTEGYITPLPVEPAYKYAAALVWLIVLTGYIFSGKKSKLSAK is encoded by the coding sequence ATGAAAGAATCACTTTTTATCATAAATCATCAAAAAACATGGCAGGAGCTTGAAAATATACTGAAGGAATACAATTCGGGAAATAAAAAAACCGACGGTGATACGTTGCATCGCCTCTTTCACCTTTATCAGACAGTCTGCGGACATCTTTCCATTGCACGTACCCGATATGGCAATACCGGTACGGTGGACTATTTGAATAACCTTGTGTCAAGGGCTCATCAGGCCGTTTATACCTCCAGGCTGGGGAGTTTGCAGTCGGTTGCACATTTTCTTGCAAAAGGATTTCCGGCGCTAATAAAAAGAGAGTACCGGGCGTTCCTGCTGTCGGCAGGTGTATTTGTATTCGGTTTTCTTTTTAGTTTTCTGACCGTGCTGTATTGGGAAGACTATGCTCTGTCATTCATTCCTGCCGAATACGTAACTGCGGTCAGGAATCTTTCAGGTAACACCGGTAATTTCAACTTTGCAGTCGCTTCTGTGGCCATTTTCACCAATAACATAAGAGTTGGAATTATCGCCTTTGCATTGGGCATTACCTTTGGAGTCGGAACTGTTTACGTCCTTGCCAAAAACGGAATGATTCTCGGCGCTATGGCTGCCGTTTCCGCAAAAGCGGGAACAGGTTTTGTGTTCTGGTCGCTGATCCTTCCCCACGGCATACCTGAGCTGTTCTGTATTTTCGTTTGCGGTGCCGCGGGTCTTACCACAGCAAAGCATATGATTTTCCCCGGGCTTCATTCCCGCAGAAAATCATTTTCAGCAGGCGGAAAAAAATCCCTTATGATGTTTCTTGGGACCATTCCCATTTTTATACTTGCAGGGCTCACCGAGGGATATATCACGCCGCTGCCGGTAGAACCCGCATATAAGTATGCAGCAGCCCTTGTGTGGCTGATTGTTCTGACTGGTTACATCTTTTCAGGAAAGAAAAGTAAACTGAGTGCCAAATAA
- a CDS encoding phage holin family protein — translation MGSVLEKSKVLFALLGCVLGWLMGEPDSLIYSLIALVVLDYVTGVLLAVRNKKVSSEIGFRGICKKITIFILVAVGNVIDKYLIGTGHSLRTMIIAFYLSNEGISIMENAGRMGLPIPKILKESLLKLHNNPSDNPKI, via the coding sequence ATGGGTTCGGTATTAGAAAAGTCAAAAGTACTTTTCGCACTTTTGGGTTGCGTTTTAGGGTGGCTCATGGGAGAGCCTGACTCACTTATATATTCTTTAATTGCCCTGGTTGTATTGGACTATGTCACCGGGGTCCTGCTCGCCGTTCGCAATAAGAAAGTATCAAGCGAAATAGGCTTCAGGGGTATTTGCAAAAAAATTACGATATTTATTTTGGTCGCCGTGGGAAATGTAATCGACAAATATTTAATAGGCACAGGCCACTCACTTAGAACCATGATAATCGCATTCTATTTATCCAATGAGGGTATCAGTATTATGGAAAACGCAGGAAGGATGGGACTTCCAATCCCCAAAATACTGAAAGAATCGTTATTAAAATTGCATAATAACCCTTCTGACAATCCAAAAATATAA